CGACATGGCAAAAGATGGGCGCATTCCCTCGGCGGGTGTTTGGATCGCCAATGCAATCTTCATTTTCGCCGCCTTGTTTTTACTTCGTCGACTCATCTATCGGCCGGTGTAAGTATATGATTCTTCTTACTCAGTCCCGACTGCGGAGTTGGTGGAACGATGATCTGTTTCCCGCGGCGATGCAGGTGCCCGCAGGTGACGATCATTGGTCGCGTCGGCGAGTGAGCTATGCGTGGCTCTCCTTGATGGCTGTAGCCCTGTGCGTGCTGTTGCCAAATTTGTCCTACCCGTTGATCGAGCCGGACGAGACTCGCTACGCGGAGATAGCGTTGGGCATGCTTGCCTCTCGAGATTGGGTCAATCCCATGCTCGACGGCCAGCCGTATCTCGATAAGCCACCGATGATGTATTGGTTGACGGCAATGAGTTTTCATCTATTGGGTGTCAATGAGATTGCAGCGCGACTGCCTTCGGTATTCTCGGCCCTCTCGACCATCCTAATCACGTTTGGGCTGGGCCGGCATATTGTGGGCAGTCGTGCTGCCTGGCTGGGCGGTCTGTCATTGGCTCTGTGCGGTGGGTTTATGCTGGCGGGACGTTTTCTTATTCTTGACTCGCTACTCGCCTTCTTGACGACGCTATGTTTTCTGACGGGATACATCGCCGTTCGCAATCAGCAGCATCGCTGGTCATGGTGGATAATTTCTGGAATTGCCTGTGCCTTGGGTGTCTTAACGAAGGGGCCAGTCGCCCTCGTGCTCTGTGCACCGCCACTGCTCGCCAATGGCTGGTTACGCGGAGATCAAACTCGAACACGAATACTGGAATGGACGGCATTCGTGATCCCAATGATTTTGATCTGTGTGCCTTGGTACGTCGCCGTGATGCGATTCAATCCTGCGTTCATGGATCACTTCTTTCTCGAGCACAATCTCAAGCGATTTACAGAAGGATCCAATCACCAGCAGCCGTTCTGGTTTTACGTCCCGGTCATCTTTGGCAGCATGTTCCCAGCGTCACTGTTGCTGCCTTCGGCGATCGTGTTCCTATTCAGCTCCGCAGATCGCAAGCGGAGTCTAAGGACGAAGGACTTAGGGTTGCTGGTTTGCGCTGCCGCGTGGGTACTGCTATTCTTCTCAGTCGCGAGTTGCAAGTTGCCCACGTACATCTTGCCTGCGATCCCATTTTTGGCTTTGATTATCGGCGTGATGCTGGATAAAACGGTTTTGCGCTGTCAGTCGGCAGGAGGCGTAACAACGCACTTAAAGCCGTTTCCCAAGCGAGCATCGCTCATCCTCACGCTGACGGGTGTCGTCGTGATCGGAGCAGACTGGGCAATCGGCGGCATGACATTGGTAACGATCCCTGCCCTTCTTTTACTCGTCATTGTTGCGGCTGTCGTGCTGTTGCTATGGAATTGTCCCGAGGCGTCGTCAGTGAAGGCGTGGGGGGCGACGGGAAGCTTAGCCGTCCTGGTATTGACGATCGCCTCGGCGCAACTGCTGCCAACGATCGCTACGACACGCTCGTTATATGTGAAGACGAAGTTCGCAGCGGGAAAATACCCAGAACGCCGGATCGTATTCTTCGGCGAGAAACCGCACGGAATTCGGTTGCAGATTGATCGCGGTCGAGTGACTTACTTTCCACAGGAACTGCGAGACGAGTTTGTGGCCTTCGTTGCAACTTCGGCGGACCTAATCGTGATAGCGGCAGATGAGGACATCGACAGTACGCGGGCCGCGATCGCCTCGACACACGCCCTCACTGATTCGCACGAGCACGAGCACTTGTATTTCGCCAATCGGATTTGCTTGCACTGTCAGACTACTCTGGAGCTTCCTTGCGCTCAGAAAGATGAACGCCCAATCGCGGTTTCGATCGCCCGAACCATTGACGAGGCGATTCGTTAGATGTTCATTCATCCCCAGTGTCGTACTGTGACGCTATGGATGCGATTGGTTTCGGCCATCGCATTCATGGTACCGAACTGCTGGGAGGCTGCGGGCGACGAGCCGCCCCGTTTATTCGTCGCTCATCAACAAGCTCTCGATCAGATTGAATTGGAGAGTGAGGCTGTATCGCAACGTGTGCGTCCGAATGAGGATCAATACGTGCCCGAGGCTGTCACAGACTTTGCATGGCACTTGCTGCCCGATGGCTTGCTGTGGCGTTCATACCTGGCAGGCCCCCACGAGCCTCGTATTTCTACGGTGATTTTCAAGGACAATAACGGTGGAGTGTTTTGGGACGCGACGCTCGGGGGACGCGTTGGGTTATTGCGATATGGTACCGCTGGTGCGAAACACCCCAGTGGCATCCAGTGGGATCTCGAGGGGGCGACGATCACTCGGCTGGACATCATGCATGCAGAAGACGTGGAGTCCCTCGACTACCGATTCGGCACCGAAATCACCGCCGCCGACGGGCCCTGGGCTATAAAAGTTGGTTACTTCCATATCAGCTCCCACGTGGGCGATGAGTACCTCGTTCGCAATCCGGCATTCCAACGGATCAATTATGTGACGGAATCTTGGATCATTGGTGGAAGCTACGCGCCCAGCCAAACGCTGCGTTTGTACGGTGAGTTTGCCAATGCCTTTCGAGCGTCGGGAGGAGCCAAACGGTATCAGTTTCAAACCGGCGCCGAGTATACGCCGGTCGCCAGATCGCCGCGCGTGGGGGCGCCGTTCGCCGCTGTCAACCTGAATTTTCGGGAGGCGGTTGACGGTAACGTTTCGACGACAGTCCAGGTCGGCTGGTCATTTCAAGGACCGGTGTCGGGGCGGCGGTTGCGATTTGGTGCCCAATACGGTGACGGTCCGACCAGCCAATACTCGTTTTTTCAACGTCGCGAATCGTATCTCGGTTTCGGCACGTGGTTTGACTACTAGGAATTCATAGCAAGGATAATCATGGACGTTGCAGACGATGGGGCACTCACGCCACCACTACCGTTGGTCGCTGCGATCGCTGGGTTGAAACGCCGGCAGTGGATTCGCTATGGCATTGCTGGTGGGATGTCCGCCTTGGTCGACGTCGGCTTGTTTTATCTCCTGGCGAGCTGGGCGCTGCCATGCCTGGACTCCGCCATGGGCGACGAGGTCCGGGCATGGCGATTCGTCGTCGACAAGACGGCTGCGTTTGTATTGGCCAATGGGTTTAGCTACTGGCTCAGTGCACTCTGGGTTTTCACTCCGGGACGACATTCACGCTTCACCGAGGTCGCACTTTTCTTTGCCATCTCGACAATGAGTTATCTGATCGGTGCACAGCTTGGCCGGTGGCTGATCAGTGATTTTGCGCTCGCAACCGAACTAGCCGCGGTTGTCTGCATTTGCGTCGCCACAGTGATCAACTTTACAATGAGAAAACTGATAGTTTTTCGGAATTGACTGGTGATTTGGCGACGGCAATGCGCCGCCGCGAGCGGGGCAGCGTGCGCCGTGGGGCAAGCGGTGGAATGAGGGATATGCGAATTCTTTGCGTTTCGTCGTTCGATGCAGTATGCTGTGTCGATTGCCAATGACTCCAATGCACATTGCATATCCGGTAACATCGGGTCTTGGCAAACATGAGAGCCACTACCGCTTCGTTGTAAGC
This genomic window from Allorhodopirellula heiligendammensis contains:
- a CDS encoding ArnT family glycosyltransferase, whose protein sequence is MILLTQSRLRSWWNDDLFPAAMQVPAGDDHWSRRRVSYAWLSLMAVALCVLLPNLSYPLIEPDETRYAEIALGMLASRDWVNPMLDGQPYLDKPPMMYWLTAMSFHLLGVNEIAARLPSVFSALSTILITFGLGRHIVGSRAAWLGGLSLALCGGFMLAGRFLILDSLLAFLTTLCFLTGYIAVRNQQHRWSWWIISGIACALGVLTKGPVALVLCAPPLLANGWLRGDQTRTRILEWTAFVIPMILICVPWYVAVMRFNPAFMDHFFLEHNLKRFTEGSNHQQPFWFYVPVIFGSMFPASLLLPSAIVFLFSSADRKRSLRTKDLGLLVCAAAWVLLFFSVASCKLPTYILPAIPFLALIIGVMLDKTVLRCQSAGGVTTHLKPFPKRASLILTLTGVVVIGADWAIGGMTLVTIPALLLLVIVAAVVLLLWNCPEASSVKAWGATGSLAVLVLTIASAQLLPTIATTRSLYVKTKFAAGKYPERRIVFFGEKPHGIRLQIDRGRVTYFPQELRDEFVAFVATSADLIVIAADEDIDSTRAAIASTHALTDSHEHEHLYFANRICLHCQTTLELPCAQKDERPIAVSIARTIDEAIR
- a CDS encoding DUF1207 domain-containing protein, with the protein product MFIHPQCRTVTLWMRLVSAIAFMVPNCWEAAGDEPPRLFVAHQQALDQIELESEAVSQRVRPNEDQYVPEAVTDFAWHLLPDGLLWRSYLAGPHEPRISTVIFKDNNGGVFWDATLGGRVGLLRYGTAGAKHPSGIQWDLEGATITRLDIMHAEDVESLDYRFGTEITAADGPWAIKVGYFHISSHVGDEYLVRNPAFQRINYVTESWIIGGSYAPSQTLRLYGEFANAFRASGGAKRYQFQTGAEYTPVARSPRVGAPFAAVNLNFREAVDGNVSTTVQVGWSFQGPVSGRRLRFGAQYGDGPTSQYSFFQRRESYLGFGTWFDY
- a CDS encoding GtrA family protein: MDVADDGALTPPLPLVAAIAGLKRRQWIRYGIAGGMSALVDVGLFYLLASWALPCLDSAMGDEVRAWRFVVDKTAAFVLANGFSYWLSALWVFTPGRHSRFTEVALFFAISTMSYLIGAQLGRWLISDFALATELAAVVCICVATVINFTMRKLIVFRN